The following are encoded together in the Streptomyces tsukubensis genome:
- a CDS encoding L,D-transpeptidase family protein translates to MASASAPPDAPADPRPTDRHRTPADQHPAARVPVGRRSASTGPVRRRSVRRRSASGAALRPLSLSLAGLAIAVGALSGCRIETAGASATSTAATGSSPSITHTFAPPPPTPSYSAPRHTSARGATDNKPTPPPRRTTPVAPAAPSTTPPPAVGERSDRVRELQARLRSLGHFGRTPTGFYGSVTASAVTAFQKKQGLPATGGNDAATWRRLLAVSREPSRADLYPSTALPVSTPDRRCMTGRVMCVSKKSRTLAWMVDGKVRSSMDVRFGSEYTPTRDGVFSVFWKSRHHVSTLYDSPMPYAMFFSGGQAVHYSSDFAARGYAGASHGCVNVRDEKRIAALYTEVRKGDKVVVY, encoded by the coding sequence GTGGCATCAGCCTCCGCGCCGCCCGACGCGCCCGCGGATCCGCGCCCCACGGATCGGCACCGCACGCCCGCGGATCAGCACCCCGCGGCCAGGGTCCCCGTCGGACGCCGCTCCGCGTCCACGGGCCCCGTACGGCGGCGCTCCGTACGGCGGCGCTCCGCGTCCGGGGCGGCCCTGCGGCCCCTCTCGCTGTCCCTCGCCGGACTCGCGATCGCCGTCGGCGCACTCAGCGGCTGCAGGATCGAGACGGCGGGAGCGAGCGCGACGTCCACCGCCGCCACCGGCTCCAGCCCCTCCATCACCCACACCTTCGCGCCCCCGCCGCCCACCCCCTCGTACTCCGCACCGCGCCACACCTCCGCGCGGGGCGCCACCGACAACAAGCCCACTCCACCCCCGCGCCGCACCACCCCGGTCGCCCCGGCCGCTCCCTCCACCACACCGCCGCCCGCCGTGGGCGAGCGCAGCGACCGGGTACGTGAACTCCAGGCGCGTCTGCGCTCGCTCGGCCACTTCGGCAGAACACCGACCGGGTTCTACGGGTCGGTCACCGCGTCCGCCGTCACCGCCTTCCAGAAGAAACAGGGCCTCCCCGCGACCGGCGGGAACGACGCGGCGACCTGGCGCAGGCTGCTCGCCGTCTCCCGCGAACCGAGCCGCGCCGACCTCTATCCCTCCACTGCCCTGCCGGTCTCCACGCCCGACCGGCGCTGCATGACCGGGCGGGTGATGTGCGTCAGCAAGAAGAGCAGGACGCTGGCGTGGATGGTCGACGGCAAGGTCCGGTCGTCGATGGACGTACGGTTCGGCTCGGAGTACACCCCCACCCGGGACGGCGTGTTCAGCGTCTTCTGGAAGTCCCGCCACCACGTGTCCACGCTCTACGACTCCCCCATGCCGTACGCGATGTTCTTCAGCGGCGGCCAGGCGGTGCACTACTCCTCGGACTTCGCCGCCCGTGGCTACGCGGGCGCCTCGCACGGCTGCGTGAACGTCAGGGACGAGAAGAGGATCGCCGCGCTCTACACGGAGGTACGCAAGGGCGACAAGGTCGTCGTCTATTGA
- a CDS encoding N-acetylneuraminate synthase family protein, producing MSTHQHPTGRLRTFGSRTAGPGHPVYITGEIGINHNGELDNAIALIDVAADAGCDAVKFQKRTPEICTPRDQWDIERDTPWGRMTYIDYRHRVEFGEDEYRAISDHCAKRGIDWFASPWDTEAVTFLEKFDVPAHKVASASLTDDELLRALRATGRTVILSTGMSTPRQIRHAVEVLGSDNILLCHATSTYPAKAEELNLRVINTLQAEFPNVPIGYSGHETGLQTTLAAVALGATFVERHITLDRAMWGSDQAASVEPQGLQRLVRDIRTIEASLGDGVKKVYESELGPMKKLRRVPGVVAEEAAGNTATDGREPVAV from the coding sequence ATGAGCACGCACCAGCACCCCACCGGCCGGCTGCGCACCTTCGGATCGCGTACCGCGGGCCCCGGCCACCCCGTCTACATCACGGGCGAGATCGGCATCAACCACAACGGCGAGCTGGACAACGCCATCGCGCTGATCGACGTGGCAGCCGACGCCGGCTGTGACGCCGTGAAGTTCCAGAAGCGCACCCCGGAGATCTGCACCCCGCGCGACCAGTGGGACATCGAGCGCGACACCCCCTGGGGCCGGATGACGTACATCGACTACCGCCACCGCGTCGAGTTCGGCGAGGACGAGTACCGCGCCATCTCCGACCACTGCGCCAAGCGCGGCATCGACTGGTTCGCCTCTCCGTGGGACACCGAGGCCGTCACCTTCCTGGAGAAGTTCGACGTCCCCGCCCACAAGGTGGCCTCCGCCTCCCTCACCGACGACGAACTGCTGCGCGCGCTGCGTGCCACGGGTCGTACCGTCATCCTCTCCACCGGCATGTCGACCCCGCGCCAGATCCGGCACGCGGTCGAGGTCCTCGGCAGTGACAACATCCTGCTCTGCCACGCGACCTCCACCTACCCGGCCAAGGCCGAGGAGCTGAACCTCCGGGTGATCAACACCCTTCAGGCCGAGTTCCCGAACGTGCCCATCGGCTACTCGGGCCACGAGACCGGCCTCCAGACCACCCTCGCCGCCGTCGCCCTCGGCGCCACCTTCGTCGAGCGCCACATCACCCTGGACCGCGCGATGTGGGGCTCCGACCAGGCCGCTTCCGTCGAACCGCAGGGCCTCCAGCGCCTCGTACGCGACATCCGCACCATCGAGGCGTCCCTCGGCGACGGCGTCAAGAAGGTCTACGAGTCGGAGCTGGGCCCGATGAAGAAGCTCCGCCGTGTGCCCGGTGTCGTCGCGGAAGAGGCCGCGGGGAACACCGCCACCGACGGCCGCGAGCCGGTCGCGGTCTGA
- a CDS encoding helix-turn-helix transcriptional regulator, producing the protein MACGFSQEEFAEAVGVDRTTVQRWERAGDPALSPGSARRSPGASTSRRANSTLHPPPYSPARPPPQNTSLGT; encoded by the coding sequence ATGGCGTGCGGCTTCAGCCAGGAGGAGTTCGCGGAGGCCGTCGGCGTCGATCGCACCACCGTTCAGCGGTGGGAGAGAGCGGGCGATCCGGCCCTCAGCCCTGGCAGCGCCCGAAGATCGCCCGGTGCCTCGACGTCACGTCGGGCCAACTCGACGCTCCACCCGCCCCCGTACAGCCCGGCGCGCCCGCCCCCTCAGAACACGTCACTCGGCACGTAG
- a CDS encoding acyl-CoA mutase large subunit family protein, with product MVRESESGLPIEPVYGPEALKDWDPELKVGEPGSYPYTRGVYPSMYTGRPWTMRQYAGFGTATESNARYKQLIANGTMGLSVAFDLPTQMGHDSDAEISAGEVGKVGVAIDSVDDMRVLLGGIPLDKVSTSMTINAPAALLLLMYQLVGEEQGVAADKLTGTIQNDVLKEYIARGTYIFPPKPSLRLIADIFKYCKAEIPRWNTISISGYHMAEAGATPAQEIAFTLADGIEYVRTAVAAGMDVDDFAPRLSFFFVSRTTILEEVAKFRAARRVWAKVMREEFGAKNPKSLMLRFHTQTAGVQLTAQQPEVNLVRVAVQGLAAVLGGTQSLHTNSFDEAIALPTDKSARLALRTQQVLAYETDVTATVDPFAGSYVVERMTDDVEAAALELMAKVEDMGGAVNAIERGFQKNEIERSAYRIAQETDSGERVVVGVNRYQLEEEEPYEPLRVDPAIEAQQAARLATLRAERDQAAVDSALARMKKAAEGTDNILYPMKEALAARATVGEVCGALREVWGAYVPSDVF from the coding sequence ATGGTGCGTGAGTCTGAGTCGGGACTGCCCATCGAACCGGTCTACGGGCCAGAGGCGTTGAAGGACTGGGACCCGGAGCTGAAGGTCGGCGAGCCCGGTTCGTACCCGTACACGCGGGGCGTCTACCCGTCGATGTACACCGGCCGGCCGTGGACCATGCGCCAGTACGCCGGGTTCGGCACGGCCACCGAATCCAACGCGCGCTACAAGCAGTTGATCGCCAACGGCACCATGGGGCTCTCCGTCGCCTTCGACCTCCCCACCCAGATGGGCCACGACTCGGACGCCGAGATCTCGGCGGGAGAGGTCGGCAAGGTCGGTGTGGCCATCGACTCGGTCGACGACATGCGGGTACTCCTCGGCGGTATCCCGCTCGACAAGGTCTCCACGTCGATGACGATCAACGCCCCGGCCGCCCTGCTGCTGCTCATGTACCAACTCGTCGGCGAGGAACAGGGGGTCGCCGCCGACAAGCTCACCGGCACGATCCAGAACGACGTGCTCAAGGAGTACATCGCACGTGGAACCTACATTTTCCCGCCGAAGCCCTCACTGCGCCTGATCGCCGACATCTTCAAGTACTGCAAGGCCGAGATTCCCAGGTGGAACACCATCTCGATCTCCGGCTACCACATGGCGGAAGCCGGGGCCACGCCCGCGCAGGAGATCGCCTTCACCCTCGCCGACGGCATCGAGTACGTCCGTACCGCCGTCGCGGCAGGCATGGACGTGGACGACTTCGCGCCCCGGCTCTCCTTCTTCTTCGTCTCCCGTACGACGATCCTTGAAGAGGTCGCGAAGTTCCGGGCCGCGCGCCGCGTCTGGGCCAAGGTGATGCGCGAGGAGTTCGGCGCGAAGAACCCCAAGTCGCTGATGCTGCGCTTCCACACCCAGACGGCGGGCGTCCAGCTCACCGCCCAGCAGCCCGAGGTCAACCTCGTCAGGGTCGCCGTACAGGGCCTCGCCGCCGTACTCGGCGGCACCCAGTCCCTGCACACCAACTCCTTCGACGAGGCCATCGCGCTGCCCACCGACAAGAGCGCCCGTCTCGCCCTGCGCACCCAACAGGTCCTCGCCTACGAGACCGACGTCACCGCCACCGTCGACCCCTTCGCCGGTTCGTACGTGGTCGAGCGCATGACCGACGACGTGGAGGCCGCCGCCCTTGAACTGATGGCCAAGGTCGAGGACATGGGCGGCGCGGTCAACGCGATCGAACGCGGCTTCCAGAAGAACGAGATCGAGCGCAGCGCGTACCGCATCGCGCAGGAGACGGACAGCGGCGAACGGGTCGTGGTCGGCGTCAACCGCTACCAGCTCGAAGAGGAGGAGCCGTACGAGCCGCTGCGCGTCGACCCGGCGATCGAGGCTCAGCAGGCGGCCCGCCTCGCCACCCTGCGCGCCGAACGCGACCAGGCGGCCGTGGACTCCGCGCTCGCCCGGATGAAGAAGGCGGCGGAGGGCACGGACAACATCCTGTACCCGATGAAGGAGGCGCTGGCGGCCCGCGCGACGGTGGGGGAGGTCTGCGGGGCGCTGCGGGAGGTGTGGGGGGCCTACGTGCCGAGTGACGTGTTCTGA
- a CDS encoding DUF6716 putative glycosyltransferase codes for MPASTTNAARVAVLADSDTRWKWGALTARRIAPDREEQQLDGFLLRGRATPTPRQLQEIGVRAGSLSEVTAVEFLRHMEREDAPYDLVVLALVGGGVQALLHGLARVWEGRPRRPVVVTGYVGVVYEKLADGLLLRHGADLVLANSRQDAERFRGVYEGVGADPAAVTECALPFLDGAAGRTAKATADATAADAADATAHAAPTDAADPATPASPATPTTPLTVVFAVQPSVPESRADRVYLLRRAIAHAGLHPDREVLVKLRSRPGEHTTHIEEHPYQRLVRTERTPDNFRLVYGHMGEVLDRAGLLVTVSSTAALESLHRSIPTAVLTDLGIREPLGNHHFIGSGCLASWNQLDAGLLPTADPAWTARQGVAADRPYESSFDTARARVEELLAAPSLAPVEPYYTTVTAPGYLPGILARHHLGPDGTPLPGAAAASVEPGPVRQAVRHAARGAYRHGVQRVAPVIRRMGGL; via the coding sequence GTGCCAGCAAGTACCACGAACGCAGCGCGGGTCGCCGTACTCGCCGACTCGGACACCCGGTGGAAGTGGGGTGCGCTCACCGCGCGCCGTATCGCCCCTGACCGTGAGGAACAACAGCTCGACGGTTTTCTGCTGCGCGGCAGGGCCACCCCCACTCCGCGCCAGCTCCAGGAGATCGGCGTCCGCGCCGGATCACTGAGCGAGGTCACCGCCGTCGAGTTCCTGCGCCACATGGAACGCGAGGACGCCCCCTACGACCTCGTGGTGCTCGCCCTCGTCGGCGGCGGCGTCCAGGCCCTGCTGCACGGCCTCGCGCGAGTGTGGGAGGGCCGCCCCCGGCGTCCCGTCGTCGTCACCGGCTATGTCGGGGTCGTCTACGAGAAGCTGGCCGACGGACTGCTCCTGCGGCACGGAGCCGACCTCGTCCTCGCCAACTCCCGCCAGGACGCCGAGCGGTTCCGCGGAGTGTACGAAGGGGTCGGAGCCGACCCGGCGGCCGTCACCGAGTGCGCCCTGCCGTTCCTCGACGGGGCGGCCGGGCGAACGGCCAAGGCCACGGCCGACGCCACGGCCGCAGACGCCGCCGACGCCACGGCCCATGCCGCACCCACCGACGCGGCGGACCCCGCGACCCCCGCGTCCCCGGCAACCCCCACCACCCCCCTCACCGTCGTCTTCGCCGTCCAGCCCTCCGTGCCGGAGTCCCGCGCCGACCGCGTCTACCTGCTGCGGCGCGCCATCGCCCACGCGGGGCTGCACCCGGACCGCGAGGTCCTGGTGAAGCTGCGCAGCCGGCCCGGCGAGCACACCACGCACATCGAGGAGCACCCGTACCAGAGGCTCGTCAGGACCGAGCGGACGCCCGACAACTTCCGCCTCGTCTACGGGCACATGGGCGAGGTCCTCGACCGGGCGGGGCTGCTCGTGACCGTCAGTTCGACGGCCGCCCTCGAATCGCTGCACCGCTCCATCCCCACCGCGGTCCTCACCGACCTCGGCATCCGCGAGCCGCTCGGCAACCACCACTTCATCGGCTCCGGCTGCCTCGCCTCCTGGAACCAGCTCGACGCGGGCCTCCTGCCCACCGCGGACCCCGCCTGGACCGCCCGCCAAGGGGTCGCCGCCGACCGGCCCTACGAGTCCTCCTTCGACACGGCACGCGCCCGGGTCGAAGAACTGCTCGCCGCCCCCTCGCTCGCCCCCGTCGAGCCGTACTACACCACCGTCACGGCCCCCGGTTACCTGCCTGGCATCCTCGCCCGCCACCACCTGGGGCCCGACGGCACCCCGCTGCCCGGCGCCGCCGCGGCGAGCGTCGAGCCGGGCCCGGTGCGCCAGGCCGTACGGCACGCGGCGCGCGGCGCCTACCGGCACGGCGTGCAGCGCGTGGCGCCCGTCATCCGGCGGATGGGCGGGCTGTGA
- the leuE gene encoding leucine efflux protein LeuE, which translates to MFGVTDLPTYLAGLALIILLPGPNSLYVLSVGARKGVRTGYKAAAGVFCGDTVLMTLSAAGVASLLQGHSVLFAIVKYAGAGYLSWLAYGMLRTALGMWRTRRERAEAAAGAVADDTAGERPFRKALVISLLNPKAILFFIAFFVQFVDPAYAYPALSFVVLGAFAQVASFLYLTALIFTGTRLSAAFRRRKRLSAGATSAAGALFLGFAIKLSLSSV; encoded by the coding sequence ATGTTTGGCGTCACAGACCTCCCCACGTACCTCGCGGGCCTGGCCCTGATCATCCTGCTGCCGGGGCCCAACTCCCTCTACGTACTGTCCGTCGGTGCCCGTAAGGGCGTACGTACGGGGTACAAAGCGGCAGCCGGTGTCTTCTGCGGTGACACCGTTCTGATGACCCTGTCCGCGGCGGGCGTGGCCTCGCTCCTCCAGGGGCACTCCGTGCTCTTCGCGATCGTCAAGTACGCGGGCGCCGGATACCTGAGCTGGCTCGCCTACGGGATGCTGCGCACCGCGCTCGGTATGTGGCGCACCCGGCGCGAGCGGGCCGAGGCGGCGGCCGGTGCGGTGGCCGACGACACGGCGGGTGAAAGGCCCTTCCGCAAGGCGCTGGTGATCAGCCTGCTCAACCCGAAGGCGATCCTCTTCTTCATCGCCTTCTTCGTGCAGTTCGTCGACCCCGCCTATGCCTACCCCGCCCTGTCCTTCGTCGTCCTCGGCGCCTTCGCGCAGGTCGCCAGCTTCCTCTATCTGACCGCGCTGATCTTCACGGGCACCCGCCTCTCCGCCGCCTTCCGGCGCCGCAAGCGCCTCTCGGCCGGAGCGACCTCCGCGGCGGGCGCCCTCTTCCTCGGCTTCGCGATAAAGCTCTCGCTCAGCAGCGTGTGA
- a CDS encoding N-acylneuraminate cytidylyltransferase produces MIQQEDRKPTPVPRVLAVIPARGGSKGVPAKNLAPVGGVPLVTRAVRECLAARLVTDVVVSTDDAAIAAAAREAGGEAVRRPADIAGDLATSEAAVLHALDSHESLHGPFDAVLLVQCTSPFLVREDIDGVAAAVVEDGADTALTVAPFHGFVWRDAEDGAGADGGELSRGVNHDKAYRPRRQDRPQDLLETGAAYAMDAAGFRKHQHRFFGRTELVRTDPARVLEIDDPHDLSRARALAPLFDSVRPGALPTRADIDAVVLDFDGTQTDDRVLIDSDGRELVAVHRGDGLGVAALRKAGLPLLILSTERNPVVAARAHKLRIPVLHGIDRKDEALKQWCEEQGIAPERVLYVGNDVNDLPCFGLVGWPVAVAGAHDVVRGAARAVTSRPGGEGAIREIASWILGPSLEGPAPEAAPPLGDPSLKTPPLEGSPRERPSLEDAPPQDRRSAHPTRTRTPVPHEQLS; encoded by the coding sequence ATGATCCAGCAGGAGGACAGGAAGCCCACCCCGGTGCCCCGTGTGCTCGCGGTGATCCCCGCGCGCGGCGGCTCCAAGGGTGTGCCGGCCAAGAACCTCGCGCCGGTCGGCGGCGTACCGCTCGTGACACGGGCCGTACGCGAATGCCTCGCCGCCCGGCTGGTGACCGATGTCGTCGTCTCCACGGACGACGCCGCCATCGCCGCCGCGGCCAGGGAGGCCGGTGGCGAGGCGGTGCGGCGCCCCGCCGACATCGCGGGCGACCTCGCCACCAGCGAAGCGGCCGTACTGCACGCCCTCGACTCCCACGAATCGCTGCACGGCCCCTTCGACGCCGTACTGCTCGTCCAGTGCACCAGCCCCTTCCTGGTCCGCGAGGACATAGACGGAGTGGCCGCCGCGGTCGTCGAGGACGGCGCGGACACCGCGCTGACCGTCGCCCCCTTCCACGGTTTCGTCTGGCGGGACGCGGAGGACGGGGCGGGCGCGGACGGCGGGGAGCTGAGCCGGGGCGTCAACCACGACAAGGCGTACCGCCCGCGCCGCCAGGACCGCCCCCAGGACCTGCTGGAGACCGGCGCCGCCTACGCGATGGACGCCGCCGGATTCCGTAAGCACCAGCACCGGTTCTTCGGCCGTACGGAGCTGGTGCGCACCGACCCCGCTCGGGTCCTGGAGATCGACGACCCGCACGACCTCTCCCGCGCCCGCGCCCTCGCGCCCCTCTTCGACAGCGTGCGCCCCGGCGCACTGCCCACCAGGGCCGACATCGACGCCGTCGTACTCGACTTCGACGGGACCCAGACCGACGACCGGGTCCTGATCGACTCGGACGGCCGCGAACTGGTGGCCGTCCACCGCGGCGACGGGCTCGGCGTGGCCGCCCTGCGCAAGGCGGGCCTGCCGCTGCTGATCCTCTCCACGGAGCGGAACCCGGTGGTCGCCGCCCGCGCGCACAAACTCCGCATCCCCGTACTGCACGGCATCGACCGCAAGGACGAGGCCCTGAAGCAGTGGTGCGAGGAACAGGGCATCGCCCCCGAGCGGGTCCTCTATGTCGGCAACGACGTCAACGACCTGCCGTGTTTCGGGCTCGTCGGCTGGCCCGTCGCGGTCGCCGGTGCCCACGACGTCGTACGCGGCGCCGCGCGGGCCGTCACCTCACGCCCTGGCGGCGAAGGCGCGATCAGGGAGATCGCCTCCTGGATCCTCGGGCCTTCACTGGAGGGCCCGGCACCGGAGGCAGCCCCGCCATTGGGGGACCCGTCACTGAAGACCCCGCCGCTGGAGGGCTCCCCCCGGGAGCGCCCGTCCCTTGAGGACGCGCCGCCGCAGGACCGTCGGTCCGCGCACCCCACCCGCACCCGCACCCCCGTACCGCACGAGCAGCTCTCCTGA
- a CDS encoding alpha-2,8-polysialyltransferase family protein codes for MTTRLFLASTLYGTATLAAALDAELFTPADRRVLIVANNAATPETTPAVDTMAGFERLRDRFDEVVSWNEAIAPFHPGGWSPRGNDLPLWERYLRMLWRLGDDDLELTVESIQVNPALALAQIFLGAPVDVYADGLMSYGPTRSKIDPLVGTRVRRLLHLDLVPGLTPMLLTEFGVSGELVPSEVFLKVLAELAEAADGEEATVGTDWTGGTSRTGGTSGASGSSLSDGHAPRATGAGDEAPVLLLGQYLSALAILTQEEEEELHLRMVRGAVALGHRHLVFKPHPTAPAHWSKALEEEAERLGARLTVRDEPVLAEVLYQRARPALVVGCFSTALLTASAFYGLPVARVGTRLLLERLAPYENSNRVPVTIVDVLVPELTDRAAVEEQRRGGAAEHLGALVRAVGFAMQPKIYPGLRAEAERFLSPQPDAATLRYFKRRRLTSLALPGGLPPQLAFIPRNATIRKVARRARSLRRAAAAR; via the coding sequence GTGACCACGCGGCTCTTCCTCGCCTCCACGCTCTACGGCACGGCGACACTCGCCGCGGCCCTCGACGCGGAGCTGTTCACCCCCGCCGACCGGCGCGTTCTGATCGTGGCCAACAACGCGGCCACCCCCGAGACGACCCCCGCCGTCGACACCATGGCCGGTTTCGAGCGGCTGCGGGACCGGTTCGACGAGGTCGTGTCGTGGAACGAGGCCATCGCGCCCTTCCACCCCGGCGGCTGGTCCCCGCGCGGCAACGACCTGCCGCTGTGGGAGCGCTATCTGCGGATGCTGTGGCGGCTCGGCGACGACGATCTGGAGCTGACCGTCGAGTCGATCCAGGTCAACCCGGCGCTCGCCCTCGCGCAGATCTTCCTGGGCGCGCCCGTGGACGTCTACGCGGACGGGCTGATGAGTTACGGCCCGACCCGCAGCAAGATCGACCCGCTGGTCGGCACCCGCGTACGGCGACTGCTCCACCTCGACCTGGTGCCGGGGCTCACGCCCATGCTGCTCACGGAGTTCGGGGTGAGCGGCGAACTGGTGCCCAGCGAGGTCTTCCTGAAGGTCCTCGCGGAGCTGGCGGAGGCGGCGGACGGGGAGGAGGCCACGGTCGGAACGGACTGGACGGGTGGGACGAGCAGGACGGGCGGGACGAGCGGGGCAAGTGGGTCCAGCCTTTCGGACGGGCACGCCCCGCGAGCGACGGGTGCGGGCGACGAGGCGCCGGTCCTGCTGCTCGGCCAGTACCTGTCGGCCCTCGCCATCCTCACCCAGGAAGAGGAGGAGGAGCTGCACCTGCGGATGGTGCGGGGGGCGGTGGCGCTCGGCCACCGCCACCTCGTCTTCAAACCGCATCCCACGGCCCCCGCCCACTGGTCGAAGGCGTTGGAGGAGGAGGCGGAACGGCTCGGCGCGCGGCTGACGGTACGGGACGAACCCGTACTCGCCGAGGTGCTCTACCAGCGGGCCAGGCCCGCCCTCGTCGTCGGGTGCTTCTCCACCGCGCTGCTGACCGCGTCCGCCTTCTACGGCCTGCCGGTCGCGCGCGTCGGTACGCGGCTCCTACTGGAACGGCTCGCCCCGTACGAGAACAGCAACCGGGTGCCCGTGACCATCGTCGACGTGCTGGTGCCCGAGCTGACGGACCGCGCGGCCGTCGAGGAACAGCGGCGGGGCGGGGCGGCAGAGCATCTTGGCGCGCTGGTACGGGCGGTGGGTTTCGCGATGCAGCCGAAGATCTATCCGGGGCTGCGCGCGGAGGCGGAACGCTTTCTCTCCCCGCAGCCGGACGCCGCCACCCTGCGGTACTTCAAACGGCGCAGGCTCACCTCACTCGCCCTGCCGGGCGGCCTTCCCCCGCAGCTCGCCTTCATTCCGCGCAACGCGACGATCAGGAAAGTCGCCAGGCGCGCCCGGTCGTTGCGGCGCGCGGCGGCGGCGCGCTGA
- a CDS encoding glycosyltransferase family 2 protein: MVKLSVIVPFYNVRQYAPDTLRSLRANTHDEIEFILVDDCSKDGTPDILRRAARELPGAVLITHESNGGLATARNTGIDAARGEYLTFLDGDDWVAPGYFPELLAVARGLGCDFVRTDHVQCTGRARSVHRVPEGRRSVVLSPRDSILPADRSTSVDYAFAWAGIYHRRLLDAGVLRFTDGLRTAEDRPWIWQLHRTAESFAVVGLLGVFYRRGVASSLTQIGDVRQLDFIRAFDQVVRETAADRDAATLLPKAVRTYCAIISHHLNSIERFEPPVARTLKSMSAAALKRMPQGVLDEALDSMDLERSSRLRRLRRLPGGAGVAA, translated from the coding sequence GTGGTCAAGCTCTCCGTCATCGTGCCGTTCTACAACGTGCGGCAGTACGCGCCCGACACTTTGCGAAGTCTCCGCGCGAACACCCACGACGAGATTGAATTCATTCTCGTCGACGACTGTTCGAAGGACGGGACCCCTGACATTCTCAGGCGCGCGGCCCGCGAATTGCCGGGCGCGGTCCTCATCACGCACGAGAGCAACGGCGGACTCGCCACCGCGCGCAATACCGGAATCGACGCGGCGCGCGGTGAGTACCTGACGTTCCTCGACGGCGACGACTGGGTGGCCCCCGGCTACTTCCCCGAACTCCTCGCCGTCGCGCGGGGACTGGGCTGCGACTTCGTCCGCACCGACCACGTGCAGTGCACGGGGCGGGCCCGTTCGGTGCACCGGGTGCCCGAGGGGCGGCGCTCCGTGGTGCTCTCGCCGCGCGACTCGATACTCCCCGCGGACCGGTCCACCTCGGTGGACTACGCCTTCGCCTGGGCGGGGATCTACCACCGCAGACTTCTCGACGCGGGTGTGCTGCGCTTCACCGACGGTCTGCGTACGGCGGAGGACCGGCCGTGGATCTGGCAGCTGCACCGCACCGCGGAGTCCTTCGCCGTGGTGGGGCTGCTCGGCGTCTTCTACCGGCGGGGGGTGGCCTCGTCCCTCACGCAGATCGGTGACGTCCGCCAGCTCGACTTCATCCGCGCCTTCGACCAGGTGGTACGGGAGACCGCCGCCGACAGGGACGCGGCGACGCTGCTGCCGAAGGCCGTCCGCACGTACTGCGCGATCATCTCGCACCACCTCAACTCCATCGAGAGGTTCGAACCCCCCGTGGCCCGCACGCTGAAGTCCATGAGCGCGGCGGCGCTGAAACGCATGCCGCAGGGCGTCCTCGACGAGGCCCTGGACTCGATGGACCTCGAACGATCGAGCCGGCTGCGGCGACTGCGCAGGCTGCCGGGCGGCGCGGGGGTGGCGGCGTGA